The following is a genomic window from Thermoplasmata archaeon.
GCCGTGGCGCTCGCGCTCCTTTTCGACCTCGACGGCACGCTGATGGACACGCTCGGGACGATCGTCGAAGCGATGAACGCGGCGGCCGACGACCTCGGCGTCTCGCCGTCGTTCCGCGCGGACGAGCTGCGGCCGACGATCGGGATGCCCGTGCAACGCGAGTTGCAGATGCTCCGCGGGATCGTCGGGCCGATCGCCGACGAGTTCACGGACCGGTACTACGCCCACTTCACGCACGCGGTCGATCGCGGTGTCCGCTTGTACCCGGAGGTGATGGAGACGTTTCCCGCGGTCGCCAGTCGCCCGATCGGATCGATGTCGACTCGCCGAGCCTACCAGGTCGACCACATGCTCCGCGTCACCGGGCTCCGCGGTTACTTCCGCGCAGTCGTGGGGGGCGACGAGGTGTCGCGGCCGAAACCCTTTCCCGACTTGCCCCTGCTCGGCGCGAGGGCGCTCCGCGTCTCGGCGCAGGACTGTGTCGTCGTCGGGGATAGCCCGGTCGACATTAGGGCCGGACGCTCGGCCGGCATGAAGACGGTCGCGGTCCTCTACGGGTATG
Proteins encoded in this region:
- a CDS encoding HAD-IA family hydrolase yields the protein MALALLFDLDGTLMDTLGTIVEAMNAAADDLGVSPSFRADELRPTIGMPVQRELQMLRGIVGPIADEFTDRYYAHFTHAVDRGVRLYPEVMETFPAVASRPIGSMSTRRAYQVDHMLRVTGLRGYFRAVVGGDEVSRPKPFPDLPLLGARALRVSAQDCVVVGDSPVDIRAGRSAGMKTVAVLYGYGDSAAVAEAGPDAVIRRFSELPSVVAALERG